CAGGCGCTTGTTAATTGTAGACAGATTTCATCAGATAGGGAAACATGACTAGTCTTCTGTAATCATTAACTCTGATTATTTGGCAATGCCTACTGCTCAGCAGATGATAAACTTTGTTGTCCCAAATGGTAAATTTGATTTGGGCACATAGGGCAACATCTGCATAGCAGTTACAACCATCATATACAAAGGAGACACACATTAGACAACCATGTAGTATAGCAAGACGCAGATTTGAATAACATAATTGTAGCCTATAGATTATATAATACTACTTTtatgtatcattattattacttttatacACTTAGGTTACACATGAAAATCAACAAAACTGCAGTTACAAGGTCATATCCTGACACCAGCAACATGGTACAATGTCTCACTGTGCTCCTAGGGCTCAGGTTTCCTAACTGGCTGATGCTACTTTTGgacatcagtgacaaacactgcatttccagccaagGGAAAGATGGGGGACTGTGGCGTCCATCACCACCTCAGTCCTCTACAGCACTCATGGAGCCTGAATCcacagagaggggggaaaaaaacaaaacgggaAAAAACACAGCCAGCAAGCAACAGGATGCACATGGCCCTGAGAAGGATGGCTGGCTGGATCCAGGAaatggagagagaaggagaggaaggagagatttTGGATCGCAGCTGTGTGTTCGGATTGAAAAATTCCTGTTTTGAAGCACAGAGAGACATTTTGTTGTTCTTTCCCCAGACCATAAAGAGGCGGAAGACACAGTTTGCAACAGCAAGGGTTAAGTGCGGTTGTAGTGGTGACAGCTGTGCAATCAGCATTTCACCCGTCACCAGTCCTCATTTTATTCTCATATCTGAGAGACCTGAGGTGTGAAAATTATTGACATTTGTTTTATAACTGTAACTGTCGGTGATAAAGTATCTTTATTATTTCTCACTCAGCTCAGACTAGGTTTTGATTTCCAGTAAATGTTCGCAAGATTCGTGATTCATGTAGCAGGAATGCATTCACCAAAAGCCTAATCTTCTTTGACCACTGTTTCCGACAGTGCCAGGACTATTAAAGTGACATATCAAGAGACGTCACTTTAATGGGTTGCCAAATATATGAAATCCTTAGTTACACAATGGCTGTGAAAGGTGTGGGGGCTAATAAAAGTCTATGGAGTTTGCTCTTTAACACCAGGGCCTCTTGCTGACGCCAGTAGCATACTGGGAAGCCTCTATAATGGGCTTAATAATATTACTAATAGTTCTGTAAATCATTGTTACCCTGTTAGATATTTAGGCTGTCTCTGAAGGCCAAAGGTTTATATAAACCTAAGAAATTCGTAAATCCACTTCCTGAAGTTTCCATTGTACAAACAGAGAACTGACACACACCTTCCTTTTTATGATTCCTcttctatttattttaatgctgtGTTCCTATTATGGTTATGACAGAGCTTTGTATTTGGGGTCCAAAATGGgcttttttttcaaacaattATCCACTTACACATTCAAGAGACAGAGGCCCTGTTAACCTCTTATTAACATGTGTCTTGGGTGATTCCATCATAAGTGGACAGCCCTAAGTCATCTGTTCACACCTGGTGCTAGAATCCATCTCCACATGCATCTATAGTGACAATTTGTGACCCACTctgtaaacattttaatttgcacAAACCAAATGCATTGTCGTTCTATTGGCACACTTCAGCACCAATTTATCAGTTTGCCTCCAGGGGACAGACTGCGGGAGACTGTGGGTGGCTTTGAAGATGGATGGTAacggtaaatggacctgcatttgtatcgcacctttctagtcatccgaccactcaaagaaCTTTTTACACCAcaggtcacattcacacacactggtaGCTGAGGCTACCATATAAAGTGCCATCTGCTACTCAGTTCTtaatacactcacacaccgatggatggaagcatcatcaggagcaatttgggggttcagtattttgctcaaggatacttcgacatgcagactgaagGAGCCGGGGATCAGACTGGagatcttctgattggtggaggACCCGCTCTACGTCTGAGCCACAGTCGCTCTCTTACCCCCATCACTGCCACCTCCAACAACGTAAAGGATTACTGCGAACGCAAAGGTAGTCATTCCATTATCTTATAAGCTGTTGTGGATCACCTCTCTCAGTgagtaccacacacacactcacaaatacAAAGTGGATATTAATCTAGaagtagtctctatatacagactctgtatatatatagtctgtaggcaaaccccggagatcttgcctccggaagaagagcggaagagccctggtttccagttgtaggctgtttgtagtccgcgtgatattgaccaatcatgtttgagtcggctgcagttgttgccaggttaaacggtccgtgtggtgaactaacgaggcggaacacaattggcgtcactgcaaactctgaatccatcgcgatggttcagcatatttacttatatatgaacggaagtcggaaacggaaattcgcctcctctgcccaaatcaaaccggaatgccaaaaaaatcaggggtctgcctCCAGAGGCTGTATTGCCGTCTGCccgaagtcagacgccgaatacagccgatgggtttcgagaatggtctAGAAGGAAGTCCTTCAGTGTGGCCCAGGACACATTAGCGTACATGATTCTAAAAGAATGTGGCCATTTGCGGGCCAGATCATCTCTGAATGTGGTCTGAGTGATCAGATctgaaaatggtgaaaatggtGCCACAGAGCacctctcctttttgctctgttttggtctccaccatctGTCTGCTGTGTACAGTGAAGAGATAAAAAGCGGTTGAAAAGCTAATATACATAGAAGAGCAGAAGTTTGTGCTAATGCCATGTGACTACGTTTATCAGTAATGCAGTTTAGGGTAATTAATTAAGGTTGGAGAATTGAATACAGTGCTATGCTGTGTGGTCCAAATCAACACAAAGTTACAGCGGCACCAGTGTGTAATTTAGCAAACAAAGTAGCCTTTCACCACCTGTTTGTTGTGTATACAGTTAAGTCACAGCAGCAAGTAACAATAGGAGGAGACAGACATAATGGCCACAGTAAAGGTAAGGCGGTATAAGTAGCAGAGTATAAGCAGACAATAGAATACAAGGTGATGATGGTAGCGGTACACTGCTACCTGTAGGACAAATACTGtgggctttattgtctttgtgTTGGGAAAATGATAGACGATATCGTTTTCAATGACGTAACATAAGTGGCCATAGGACGacaataaaagtttttcttGTTCTTCAAAAGGTCTTTCTTCACTTCTGGCACATTGTGTGAAAAGAGGCTCGCTCTTATGTAATCAGTTTTGGGTTCAATTGTTGATTGATTCTCACATGTGAACATCTCTGGAGCAGTAAGGTGAGTTTATATAAGCGGATTTCTCTAATAAAACTTCTGTACTTGAAGTAAAAATGTTTAATGCAAGAcctttacttgtaatggagtattttctATTTCACCTGTTTTACACAACAAGAAAAAGCTGACTGAAGCAGGAAATAGACACAGTAAAGGACACTATAGAGAATAATTTGGATTGTGATTAGAATACTAAATACAGAGTTTAAACTAAGGACACAGAAGTTATGTCATCATGATTGTGTAATGAAATTTGGGAGTTTTAATTATCTATGAAGGAGTTTGCAgtctcaaataaaaaaaaaaatatgcaaggTGAGTTTTTAAGTccaattaatatattttttaatgaccaataatgaaaaaatgaaaaatgtagtTTTAGGCCATAAGCACATGTTGAGTAACTTTTCATCACTGTAATAATTTGGATATTCTTTGCATTGGGGGGAAGGCTTTAACACCCAGACAGACAATCATAGACGCATTAAAGTTGTAGAAATATTTtaacaattaaattaatattgaaaatctattaaaaaaagaacatttaacaGATTTACAGTGGGTGGCACTGGGATTGAAAACAGGCCTGACTACAGGATTCCCACACCTTTTTAATGGACAAAATTCCAAAACTTTTTcaggacttttcaaggacccaaaATAAAATTTACTGAGCATTCACAATATATAACATGAACAGAACTGTACTCCAAATGCTAATTATTATATCAAAACTATACAGCATAGAGAGCTCacatagagagagtgggcccttcAACCATAGGTTGGGCAGAGAGTGGACACTTATGAGTGACTGCCAAGttggaaatatgcctgtgttcaaagaactctcatcaaaataaattaaagcagtgtcatttgctatatatgccctATGTGCCATCtttgtcatgtgttttttttttattctttttttttttgtctgaagaaAGGTATTCACACATCTGACTGTCTCACATGCAGGTGCGTTGGACaagtctttgaacagaaaatctcgcacactgctcttgctcTGCTTCACAATTTAGTAGTAACACTAACGTTTCGGTCCTCTTGGACCTTCGTGAAGAGTGTTCAACACCAATATTTCCAGTATTTAGCCTCCAGTTCACAGGTGTGCACAGGTATGTGGAAGTTAATCAGCTTTGGGTGTGTTTCTCAATAACTGACAACAGCCTGTGCATCATATGTCACATATCCCACAAACGAAagaacaatcaatcaatcagttcaatcaattttatttataaagcccaatatcacaaatcacaatttgcaaggaaacaagaaaaacatggcaaaaacctcaggctccTTACACAATAAAGGCTATctacaagattatttacaaaaaatgttgaacttATGAATGAGCACATTGGCTTTGCAGCTTTCATAAATCATTCAAAATGTTGAACATTGTATAGATACTCTTATACCCTGTATAATAATAAATTGGTCTTTTGGAATCCCCAAATCCATTATAGCATGACATGCCATGGTATCTCATCATTAAATCCTTTGAGTTATTATGTATTATGTAGATTAAGTGTCCAGAACacggggcggcagtagctcagtccatagggacttgacttgggaaccggagggtcgcccgttcaagtccccatccggactaaatatggagcgtggactggtggctggagaggtgccagttcacctccccTTGACCAAACCTCCCAACTGCTCGGCGCCTGTTCATGccccccctcactctgacatctctccactttgtgcatgtataggtccagtttgtgcatgtgagtgtatttcagacctgtgtgttaatgtgtcacagtgaaaaaattgaatttccccctaaaaatatataaaaagttAAATACACTTCTCTTCTGCTAAGTATTTCTTCAATGTCACCACCTCTCTTTGGCAGAGTAACTTTTTCAATGACcaggacctttttttttattttttattttttttttatagtccATAGCATCTACACCTAATCTATGCTTCTTCCAAATAAACTATAATAAACGACTgaaattgttaaattaaatgaaaagttttttattttctttggtgtcttttgtcatatacagatatgcaatgatgacTGTTGGGTAACATATGTTGatatccaatgtcaagtctctgatcatgtgacggAACAATGTGTGCACAATAGCATGCATAGGGCCCCTCATAGTTAGGGTTAGTCTGTTTGCACTATAACAGGCTTGTAATTAATCAGTGGGCTCCAGTTCTTTCTTTTACAAGTaacaaagaaaatcaattttGTCATTGGAGGTATTGTTAACCAATGATGGAGCTGCTTGTTTAGCAGGGATAAGTCTCATGTGCAGCCCACACGATGGTCGGactgtttcttccctgttcattcatcagccgtgtgtgtgtgtgtgtgtgtgtgtgtgtgtgtgtacgtggaCTACGTCGTGCCGTGCCTTTAAAAGCGGGTGGCAGCGTGTGAGGGCAGTCCTCAGCAGCACAGATCACACAGCGCACATCTGCAGGCAGACAAGCCCCCAAACTCTCTGCTCCTATCTGTCAGCCAAGCAGACTGCTTCCATGGGAAGGattattgtgtcattttgtcCAACATCCGAGGAGACATAAAATCAAGCAATTCCACTTTCCTGGGTTAATTAATCGGGTTTTTATTATCGTCTCCGAGCAACTGTTACAAGATCGtcgggataaaaaaaaatgtaagtgGAGTCTTCTTTCTAATATTTTATCATTGTAGGCAAGATTAACAAGTTTATACTATTCATAtctgacgtttttttttttatcttcttttGGTTGAATCTCTGTCTTAAGGCAACTCAAAATCTTAAAACTCTTCAAGGGACTCAAAATGCTTatttaaattaacttaacaTCATCTTATCCCACTTAAAGAGCTTGTTTTATTCAGAAGAATAAATACAAAGAATAAAGATTATGATAAGTGTTAAAGCATGTGAGATAATTCAGCTTTCAAGGTGATGCTGTGGATTTCATGTCAGTATATTCATCTTGGGAGGTGGTGAAAAGATTGTCAAGTTAAGGAGAATTTAAGCGTAATTATTTGCATTTGTTTCAAGATGTGACTCCAGATCCCAAGTAAACTTCAATTATCAGCAACTCTCTATGAATTAAGTTGAATTACTATTCTTTTTAAAGGCATGTGGTTCCAGGATTTACCTTGTTTGTGGTTATTCCCTAAATGGGAGTGCCCCTGGGGGTCGTTGACTATAACGAGCCCTGGCATGACATGCTGGAAATGTGAGAATTTCTAAGTTCCAGGGGTTACCTCACTTTCCGAGTGCATTCCGCATATTCTTCCAGCGGTGACATTGGTTTAATAAAACAAGTGATAGATGCTACTTCATAATGAAACCTAAGGAAACAACACACTAGGACGCATTCAAAAACTTACAGTCTGGGGTTTTATTTGGTGTGTCATTGTTACCACTAGACCTTGAACTTCTTTGGGgttaaaacacaaagaagaaggttataaagagcaacaaaacaacTTCTTTTACAATGTTTGATGCCCCCATTTGTAGCAGATAatttttaagttcatttttGGACACTCTTATTGACTTGCAGAGCCTCTCAGTTTATAGTAATGCAAGCAAACTCTAAACACTCCAATAAAATATTCATACAATTCAGCATTTAGCTTTCCGTCTATCAAAAGGTATTTGAGTTGGATCATTTTGTCCTATACCTGACTTGCATCTGTGATCTTTGTCTTTACCCAGGATGAACAACAGAGACCGCTGGAGGGTGtacaagagggtgagtgtcatGTTTTTCCTGGCTGTGGTGACGCTGACTGTCGTCCAGAGAGGCACCATCAACATGGGGGCTCCCTTTGAGTTCGAGAGGCAGGCTCGCATGGATGCCTCCGAGGGAGCGGAGCCTGGAGCCGCTCTGGACGTCAAAACTGACTCCTACCTGGGGATGAAAGGCTTCTGGAAGGCGAGCAAACGCCACCCTGTGCCTAAAGCTCGGGCCAGCACGCAGCAGCCCAGGATCACCGAGGACAGCAGCCCCAGAACCTGGGATGTAACCAGCTCCAACTGCAGCGCCAACCTCAACCTCTCAAGTCAGGACTGGTTCAAGGTCCTGGAGGACAATTTCAAGCAGTTCATGCTTTATCAACACTGCCGTTACTTTCCCATGCTTCTCAACCACCCGGAGAAGTGCATGGGGGACGTGTATTTGCTCATGGTGGTAAAATCCGTGGCCACGCAGCATGACCGCAGGGAGGTCATCCGAAAAACGTGGGGCAAAGAGCGGGTGGTTGACGGCAAGAAGATAAAGACTCTCTTCCTTCTTGGAAAATCCTCAAGCGTGGCAGAGAAAGCGAATCACCAGAAGCTAGTGGAGTATGAGGACTACATCTACAGGGATATTCTCCAGTGGGACTTTCTGGATAGCTTCTTCAACCTCACACTTAAGGAGACTCACTTCCTCAAGTGGTTCCACATTTACTGCCCTAGCGTGCGTTACGTCTTCAAGGGGGACGATGACGTCTTTGTCAGCGTGGAGAACATCTTTGAGTATCTAGAAAGCAGCAACCATGGAAAGAACCTGTTTGTGGGGGATGTGATTTTCAAGGCTAAGCCCATTCGTAAAAAGGAGAACAAATACTACATCCCCCAGGCTCTGTACAATAAGACGCACTACCCTCCGTATGCAGGTGGAGGGGGGTTTCTGATGGATGGGACCCTGGCGAGGAGGCTTTACTGGGTGGCAGACACCCTGGAGCTCTACCCCATCGATGACGTCTTCTTGGGCATGTGTCTGGAGGTGCTTCAGGTGACTCCTATAAAACACAACGCCTTTAAGACGTTTGGCTtggtgaaaaataaaagcagtaagTTGAACAGAGAACCTTGCTTCTTTAAGAGCATGATCGTGGTGCACAAGCTGCTCCCGTCAGACCTCATGCACATGTGGAATCTGGTCAACAGTGACCTGGTGTGTGCGCAGAAAGTGGAGATCCTATAGCTTGATGGGAACACTGGGTGAGGACAGCACTCGCGAGCTGAGCTGTAACTTGGTGGTATGATGCATGAGAGTCCAAGTGAACTCTCTTTTATGTGGAGAGGGACCGTGGACAATATTTAAATTTGCTGTTTCTGTGCAGTAGTGCAATTTTTGGAGGAGTTTCCTCAAAAGTCCAGTAAATTATGCAgttatacagatattttttttaaaaggttgaCTTAGAATTGTGTATTTATATTGGCATTTTGAAGGACTCGCACTGTCAGATTCAGAGACGACAACCAAAGTTGCTGCATCACCGGGCGTGCTAACGAAGACAGTTACTCACTTTAAGATTACAGGCTTATTATTCTGTTGTTGGCCCTGGTGCAAAATTTGTGATAGGTCTCCACCTTATCACAGCCAGACCCACACCcttccctctcccctcctcaGTGGCCAacacctttttttctccttcctttTGGTTTGATACAGTGGAGGTTTGAAATGCAGGAACCTTGTGGCAGTGAGCTGCCACCAAATCACCAATGATAACAAACCCATTAATGTGAATACCCATCAAAAATGTAGAATTTATGGTGAAGACAAGTGGTATACAaaaccatgaatatgtattTGTAGCATATTGTACTTTGGGATAAGTCTGAGGGAAATAATATTTGGTTAAGTTTGATCTTGGAAACAAGATCTGGTCGGTGCCCTGGAGGCTTGGGTTCGAAAGCCATTGTACATGCTGCGCAGCCTGTAGCCATGCTAGCATATTGGGTTTGTACTACACATCACCTTCACTTGGACCAGTATGGCATGCTGCAGTGGCTTCAAATCAAGTAAGAGAATGAAAAAACTCTCTCTACCTCAGTAATCTGGGAAAAAACTCTTCATTTCATCATTGGTCACCTTTTCTACTGTAAGCGTAACCATGATATCTTCATCTTCATATGCAGTACATGTTCTTAAAGTAagattttaatctttttttgtatCGTAGAGGTCTTTGCACTCATTTTTTTTGGAATGTGACTGACTTGATCTGGACGT
This sequence is a window from Epinephelus lanceolatus isolate andai-2023 chromosome 6, ASM4190304v1, whole genome shotgun sequence. Protein-coding genes within it:
- the b3gnt7 gene encoding UDP-GlcNAc:betaGal beta-1,3-N-acetylglucosaminyltransferase 7 — protein: MMNNRDRWRVYKRVSVMFFLAVVTLTVVQRGTINMGAPFEFERQARMDASEGAEPGAALDVKTDSYLGMKGFWKASKRHPVPKARASTQQPRITEDSSPRTWDVTSSNCSANLNLSSQDWFKVLEDNFKQFMLYQHCRYFPMLLNHPEKCMGDVYLLMVVKSVATQHDRREVIRKTWGKERVVDGKKIKTLFLLGKSSSVAEKANHQKLVEYEDYIYRDILQWDFLDSFFNLTLKETHFLKWFHIYCPSVRYVFKGDDDVFVSVENIFEYLESSNHGKNLFVGDVIFKAKPIRKKENKYYIPQALYNKTHYPPYAGGGGFLMDGTLARRLYWVADTLELYPIDDVFLGMCLEVLQVTPIKHNAFKTFGLVKNKSSKLNREPCFFKSMIVVHKLLPSDLMHMWNLVNSDLVCAQKVEIL